A DNA window from Ornithinimicrobium humiphilum contains the following coding sequences:
- the tmk gene encoding dTMP kinase, with the protein MSEQTLPGTEVCGHRSGLFVAFEGGDGAGKSTQSGLLAAWLREQGVEVVQTREPGGTELGRALRELVLHGPDGSVSPRAEALIFAADRAHHVATVVRPALERGAVVLSDRYLDSSVAYQGAARQLGHDEVRALSLWAVMGLLPDLTVLLDVPAAEGRVRRGDVHDRLEREADTFHDRVRQGFLDLAQAEPDRYLVLDGTLPPAELATAVRERVASRLGVAR; encoded by the coding sequence GTGAGCGAGCAGACCCTTCCGGGGACCGAGGTATGCGGTCACCGGAGCGGTCTGTTCGTCGCCTTCGAGGGCGGTGACGGGGCGGGCAAGTCGACCCAGTCCGGTCTGCTGGCCGCCTGGCTGCGCGAGCAGGGCGTCGAGGTCGTGCAGACCCGCGAGCCCGGGGGCACCGAGCTGGGCCGCGCGCTGCGCGAGCTGGTGCTCCACGGGCCCGACGGGTCCGTGAGCCCGCGCGCCGAGGCGCTGATCTTCGCCGCCGACCGGGCCCACCACGTCGCGACCGTCGTGCGGCCCGCGCTGGAGCGGGGCGCCGTCGTGCTCAGCGACCGCTACCTCGACTCCTCCGTCGCCTACCAGGGCGCCGCGCGCCAGCTCGGGCACGACGAGGTCCGCGCGCTCTCGCTGTGGGCGGTCATGGGCCTGCTGCCGGACCTCACCGTGCTGCTCGACGTGCCCGCCGCCGAGGGCCGGGTCCGGCGGGGGGACGTCCACGACCGCCTGGAGCGCGAGGCCGACACCTTCCACGACCGCGTGCGACAGGGCTTCCTCGACCTCGCGCAGGCCGAGCCCGACCGCTACCTCGTCCTGGACGGCACGCTGCCGCCCGCGGAGCTCGCCACGGCCGTGCGCGAGCGGGTGGCCAGCCGGCTGGGGGTCGCGCGGTGA
- a CDS encoding DNA polymerase III subunit delta', whose protein sequence is MSVFDELVGQERAVETLRHTVSTPGAMTHAWLVTGPPGSGRSVAARAFAAALQCETPGDPGCGTCQACRTAMAGSHPDVTVVATSETFIKVAQARELAVLAQTRPSVGRWRVIVVEDADRLNEPAADALLKSLEEPPPRTVWVLCAPAQDDLIITVRSRCRHLRLGTPAVDAVADLLVRRDGIDPAMAHFAARAAQSHIGIAKRLATDEHARARRREIISLPLTLTGLGAALRAAQDLVDEAGAGAESVSSDRAAEERRALLEQLGADPSARTQPPAVRAHLRDLEARQKREAKRQQHDSIDAALTDLASMYRDALMVATGSPVDLVNATEPDQVERLARAFSPEGLLGALETIGLARQRLVANGAPLLVLEAMMIGLILPTGPASGPAGRPRPRTVARG, encoded by the coding sequence GTGAGCGTCTTCGACGAGCTGGTCGGTCAGGAGCGCGCCGTGGAGACGCTGCGCCACACCGTCTCCACGCCGGGGGCGATGACCCACGCGTGGCTGGTCACCGGCCCGCCCGGCTCGGGACGCAGCGTCGCCGCCCGGGCCTTCGCCGCCGCGCTGCAGTGCGAGACCCCCGGCGACCCCGGCTGCGGCACCTGCCAGGCCTGCCGCACCGCGATGGCGGGCAGCCACCCCGACGTCACGGTCGTGGCGACGAGCGAGACCTTCATCAAGGTCGCCCAGGCGCGCGAGCTGGCCGTGCTGGCCCAGACCCGCCCCTCGGTGGGCCGCTGGCGGGTGATCGTCGTCGAGGACGCCGACCGCCTCAACGAGCCCGCCGCCGACGCCCTGCTCAAGTCGCTGGAGGAGCCGCCGCCGCGCACCGTCTGGGTGCTCTGCGCCCCGGCCCAGGACGACCTCATCATCACCGTGCGCTCGCGCTGCCGGCACCTGCGGCTGGGCACCCCGGCCGTCGACGCGGTGGCCGACCTGCTGGTGCGGCGCGACGGCATCGACCCGGCCATGGCGCACTTCGCCGCCCGCGCGGCCCAGAGCCACATCGGCATCGCCAAGCGGCTGGCCACCGACGAGCACGCCCGCGCCCGGCGCCGCGAGATCATCTCGCTGCCGCTCACCCTCACCGGGCTCGGCGCCGCGCTGCGCGCCGCCCAGGACCTCGTCGACGAGGCGGGAGCGGGCGCGGAGTCCGTCTCCAGCGACCGGGCCGCCGAGGAGCGCCGCGCGCTGCTCGAGCAGCTCGGTGCCGACCCGTCCGCCCGCACCCAGCCGCCCGCCGTCCGTGCCCACCTGCGCGACCTCGAGGCCAGGCAGAAGCGCGAGGCCAAGCGCCAGCAGCACGACAGCATCGACGCGGCCCTCACCGACCTCGCCTCGATGTACCGCGACGCCCTGATGGTCGCCACCGGCAGCCCGGTCGACCTCGTCAACGCCACCGAGCCCGACCAGGTCGAGCGGCTGGCGAGGGCGTTCTCGCCCGAGGGCCTGCTCGGGGCGCTGGAGACCATCGGGCTGGCGCGGCAGCGGCTCGTCGCCAACGGCGCCCCGCTGCTCGTGCTCGAGGCGATGATGATCGGGCTGATCCTGCCGACCGGCCCCGCGTCCGGACCGGCCGGCCGGCCGCGTCCACGTACCGTGGCCCGAGGCTGA
- a CDS encoding alpha/beta hydrolase, translating into MAFLPTPAGSRTSTGAGGTRRPARPARTLAAALTALALLAGCSIGGGDEDGPSGDGGATSTSTPLPDGAPEGLERFYGQQLEWSECQTAFECATLEVPIDYAEPDGATIEIALLRVPARGDSEGSLVVNPGGPGASGVDFASMAGAVFSGEVRSALDVVGFDPRGVGRSAPIDCVSDDELTEFLGADPTPDDEAEEQQLEETLRHFAESCVENAPDLAAHISTIEVARDMDVLRAALGEETLTYLGASYGTYLGTVYANLFPDRVGRFVLDGAMDPTLDGIEVGKGQAAGFERATRAYVEDCVASGGCPLGDDVESALAAIPAFLEAVDADPPTVGGDTVGRLTEGWAFYGIVVAMYDQGTWPILTQALERAMAGDGTLMMFLANSYTSRDADGSYTSNMMEAFPAVSCLEAEDDDLDQEELEREFLEVSPTWGRHFAAPSACEYWPVSATETLEEWSAPGAAPIVVIGTTRDPATPYEWAERLAEVLESGVLISYDGDGHTAYGRSNDCVDDAVDAYLLEGTVPEDGLRC; encoded by the coding sequence GTGGCGTTCCTACCCACCCCTGCGGGGTCGCGCACGAGCACCGGCGCCGGTGGCACCCGCCGCCCGGCCCGGCCTGCCCGCACCCTGGCGGCGGCGCTGACGGCGCTCGCCCTGCTCGCCGGCTGCTCGATCGGGGGCGGCGACGAGGACGGACCGTCCGGGGACGGTGGCGCGACGAGCACGTCCACGCCGCTGCCCGACGGCGCGCCCGAGGGGCTGGAGCGCTTCTACGGCCAGCAGCTGGAGTGGAGCGAGTGCCAGACGGCCTTCGAGTGCGCCACCCTCGAGGTCCCGATCGACTACGCCGAGCCCGACGGCGCTACCATCGAGATCGCCCTGCTGCGCGTGCCGGCGCGCGGCGACTCGGAGGGCTCGCTCGTGGTCAACCCCGGCGGTCCGGGTGCCTCGGGGGTCGACTTCGCCTCGATGGCCGGTGCCGTCTTCTCCGGCGAGGTCCGCTCCGCCCTCGACGTGGTGGGCTTCGACCCTCGCGGCGTGGGCCGCTCGGCGCCGATCGACTGCGTGAGCGACGACGAGCTGACCGAGTTCCTCGGGGCCGACCCGACGCCGGACGACGAGGCCGAGGAGCAGCAGCTGGAGGAGACCCTCCGGCACTTCGCCGAGAGCTGCGTCGAGAACGCCCCCGACCTCGCGGCCCACATCTCCACGATCGAGGTGGCCCGCGACATGGACGTGCTGCGCGCCGCCCTGGGCGAGGAGACGCTGACCTACCTCGGTGCGAGCTACGGCACCTACCTCGGCACCGTCTACGCCAACCTCTTCCCCGACCGGGTGGGCCGGTTCGTGCTCGACGGCGCGATGGACCCCACCCTGGACGGCATCGAGGTGGGCAAGGGTCAGGCCGCCGGCTTCGAGCGCGCCACGCGCGCCTACGTCGAGGACTGCGTCGCCTCGGGCGGCTGCCCGCTCGGCGACGACGTCGAGTCGGCGCTCGCCGCGATCCCGGCCTTCCTCGAGGCCGTCGACGCCGACCCGCCGACGGTCGGCGGTGACACGGTGGGCCGGCTCACCGAGGGCTGGGCCTTCTACGGCATCGTCGTCGCCATGTACGACCAGGGCACCTGGCCGATCCTCACCCAGGCCCTGGAGCGGGCGATGGCCGGCGACGGGACCCTGATGATGTTCCTCGCCAACAGCTACACCAGCCGCGACGCCGACGGCTCCTACACCTCCAACATGATGGAGGCCTTCCCGGCCGTCTCCTGCCTCGAGGCGGAGGACGACGACCTGGACCAGGAGGAGCTGGAGCGCGAGTTCCTCGAGGTCTCGCCGACCTGGGGCCGGCACTTCGCGGCCCCGAGCGCCTGCGAGTACTGGCCGGTCAGCGCCACGGAGACCCTCGAGGAGTGGTCCGCCCCCGGCGCCGCGCCGATCGTGGTGATCGGCACGACCCGTGACCCGGCCACCCCCTACGAGTGGGCCGAGCGGCTCGCGGAGGTCCTGGAGTCGGGCGTGCTGATCTCCTACGACGGCGACGGCCACACCGCCTACGGGCGCTCCAACGACTGCGTCGACGACGCCGTGGACGCCTACCTGCTGGAGGGCACCGTGCCCGAGGACGGCCTGCGCTGCTGA
- a CDS encoding DUF3352 domain-containing protein, with translation MSTVMEHPNGDLSERGGRGRGRRRGPLVAGVVGAAVLVGGGAYAAVAILGAGGGDQPDSVLPASAAVYARVDVNPSVGQKVAAVRFFQGLDPETKARLDAGEWREWAWEQLANGEEVPGDVDFEADIEPWLGDRLGVALVPRGAEQEPIVAVALQVKDGQLALDTLDRLTAEDEMTEGETELAYYLDDDYVVFTTADALEDLRAAAQQGTLDDHEAYADDMDALGDAGIASVWADASRLGDLAPALADPELDSTGMLDELSTEADLMNGRMAAAVRLSADAIEVTGVNRGMEGLALPAGGSGVDPLVEQLPADTAAAISMENGAAWVQAAWDYYAATYPEDVADVTASAAEEGFTLPDDLKTVLGDSMTLAVGPGVVEAFSTVSETSTGMPELPIGYRAATDAAAVVTLLTDAGMPPSMLAQRTDDGVLTLGLDQAYVDGLAAPEGTLGQDATFRATVDEGADAVFYVNVNAFEQYYLPMIDDEQVRSSLETLAAVGMTSTVESADEGRFTMRFVADEAQE, from the coding sequence ATGAGCACCGTGATGGAGCACCCGAACGGGGACCTGAGCGAGCGCGGGGGACGGGGACGTGGCCGCAGGCGTGGCCCGCTCGTGGCGGGCGTCGTCGGCGCGGCGGTCCTGGTGGGAGGCGGCGCCTACGCCGCGGTCGCGATCCTGGGAGCCGGCGGCGGGGACCAGCCCGACAGCGTGCTGCCGGCCTCGGCCGCGGTCTACGCCCGGGTCGACGTCAACCCCTCGGTGGGCCAGAAGGTCGCCGCGGTCCGGTTCTTCCAGGGCCTCGACCCCGAGACCAAGGCCCGCCTCGACGCCGGCGAGTGGCGCGAGTGGGCCTGGGAGCAGCTCGCGAACGGGGAAGAGGTCCCCGGCGACGTCGACTTCGAGGCCGACATCGAGCCGTGGCTCGGCGACCGGCTCGGCGTGGCACTCGTGCCCCGCGGGGCCGAGCAGGAGCCGATCGTCGCGGTCGCCCTGCAGGTCAAGGACGGCCAGCTGGCCCTGGACACGCTCGACCGGCTCACCGCCGAGGACGAGATGACCGAGGGCGAGACCGAGCTGGCCTACTACCTCGACGACGACTACGTCGTCTTCACCACGGCGGACGCCCTCGAGGACCTCAGGGCCGCCGCCCAGCAGGGCACGCTGGACGACCACGAGGCCTACGCCGACGACATGGACGCCCTCGGCGACGCCGGCATCGCCTCGGTGTGGGCCGACGCCTCCCGCCTCGGCGACCTGGCCCCGGCGCTGGCCGACCCCGAGCTCGACTCGACCGGCATGCTCGACGAGCTGAGCACCGAGGCCGACCTGATGAACGGTCGCATGGCCGCCGCCGTCCGGCTGTCGGCGGACGCCATCGAGGTCACCGGCGTCAACCGCGGCATGGAGGGCCTGGCCCTGCCTGCCGGCGGCTCGGGGGTGGACCCGCTGGTCGAGCAGCTCCCGGCCGACACGGCCGCCGCGATCTCCATGGAGAACGGCGCCGCCTGGGTCCAGGCCGCGTGGGACTACTACGCCGCGACCTACCCCGAGGACGTCGCCGACGTCACCGCCTCGGCGGCGGAGGAGGGCTTCACCCTCCCCGACGACCTCAAGACCGTCCTGGGCGACTCCATGACGCTGGCCGTCGGCCCGGGCGTGGTCGAGGCCTTCAGCACCGTGAGCGAGACCAGCACCGGGATGCCGGAGCTGCCGATCGGCTACCGCGCGGCCACCGACGCGGCCGCCGTGGTCACGCTGCTCACCGACGCCGGGATGCCGCCCTCGATGCTGGCCCAGCGCACCGACGACGGGGTGCTCACGCTCGGCCTGGACCAGGCCTACGTGGACGGGCTGGCGGCCCCGGAGGGCACGCTCGGCCAGGACGCGACCTTCCGCGCCACGGTCGACGAGGGCGCCGACGCCGTCTTCTACGTCAACGTCAACGCCTTCGAGCAGTACTACCTGCCGATGATCGACGACGAGCAGGTGCGCAGCTCCCTGGAGACGCTGGCCGCCGTGGGCATGACGAGCACGGTGGAGTCGGCGGACGAGGGCCGCTTCACGATGCGCTTCGTCGCCGACGAGGCGCAGGAGTGA
- a CDS encoding inorganic diphosphatase: MQFDVTIEIPQGSRNKYEVDHATGRIRLDRMLFTATRYPADYGYIEETLGEDGDPLDALVLLDEPTWPGCLVAVRPIGMFHMRDEAGGDDKIICVPADDPRKASITDLEHIGEHTRLEIQHFFEVYKDLEPGKSVEGAHWAGREEAERVYLESVQRAKDAGVTTARWPMPHQGH; encoded by the coding sequence ATGCAGTTCGACGTGACGATCGAGATCCCGCAGGGCAGCCGCAACAAGTACGAGGTCGACCACGCGACCGGGCGCATCCGCCTGGACCGCATGCTCTTCACCGCCACGCGCTACCCCGCCGACTACGGCTACATCGAGGAGACCCTCGGCGAGGACGGCGACCCGCTGGACGCGCTCGTGCTCCTGGACGAGCCCACCTGGCCCGGCTGCCTCGTGGCGGTCCGCCCGATCGGCATGTTCCACATGCGCGACGAGGCCGGCGGCGACGACAAGATCATCTGCGTCCCGGCCGACGACCCCCGCAAGGCGAGCATCACCGATCTGGAGCACATCGGCGAGCACACCCGCCTGGAGATCCAGCACTTCTTCGAGGTCTACAAGGACCTCGAGCCCGGCAAGTCGGTCGAGGGCGCCCACTGGGCCGGCCGCGAGGAGGCCGAGCGCGTCTACCTCGAGTCCGTCCAGCGCGCCAAGGACGCCGGCGTCACCACCGCCCGCTGGCCGATGCCGCACCAGGGCCACTGA